Within the Siniperca chuatsi isolate FFG_IHB_CAS linkage group LG18, ASM2008510v1, whole genome shotgun sequence genome, the region CCAGTGTTAGATACTTTGTGTACTACTGGGTAGATTAGTAGTGTATTACTGCAtatcatgttttttatgtaaaaaaaaaaaaaaataattaagtgtcgaataaatgtagtaaaaagtatgatatttccttctgaaatgtaatggagtagaaatataatgTAGCATAGACTGGAAATATgcaagtaaagtgcaagtatGTCAAATTTGTACAGTACTTGgttacattccaccgctggAATTAGGCAAGAGTAGTCGatctacaaaaaaatgtattgactaTTTTTATCGAAATATCATTTGGGTCATTTATTAAACAAGAACACTGAATATTCTCCatttccagcttctgaaatgtgatgatttgcagcttttctctggttttatttttgaaaattaaatatcttttagTTTGGGACTGTTTGTTGGACAGACAATTGAAGACATTGTACTCTAGGAAATCGTGGCTGTTCCCTTCTTAGACAtcttacagacaaaacaattaattgattaatccagTGCTTCCCAACCTGGGCTCAAGACCCCTACAAGGGGTTGCAAGAATAATATAGAGGGTCTTAAGATGATTGCCTTGGAAGGACAACAGAAAAAACTGAATTCCAatacacaaaattatgtttatttgtttgactTTTCTTCATTCTTTGCTATTTTCTTAAATACtgttgtgtaaataataaataattttttaaaaaattaaacagaatgAGAGGGGAAAATCACTTAAAAATTGAACAGCTCACAACTTATAGACTTATAgagattcattaaaaaaaatcaacaaatgtaATTGATAATTGTAAGAGGGAAAAACTTCACCAGTTTGACCATTTTAACAGATTTTTACAGACTCAAACACCTCCAAATTGTTAAGGCTGGCGTGTGTTTGAAACAAactaatttgtgtgtgtgtttatagctAACTTGATCACTTTCTGAGGGGAAGTGTCACCAACAATGTCAGCTGttcttgctgtttgtttgaaaatgagGAAATGAGATGACCGTGAGCTTGTGGTCACAGAAAATCATCAGATCTGcactgactttttttctttcaatttgaTGGCATTGCCTAAGCATGTTAAGTTCCTAGTCTGGTAACTGTAATGACAACTGCAGAACAATGGCAGTCCAATTGACATTATAATGTTTAATATACTgttatgtgttgtgtttgtctgtgtgtagcTTATTTCAAGGCTAAAGCTGACACTGGTCctccaaagaagaagaaaaagtttaaaaagaagcattttaaagaaaaggGCGTCAATGAGAAGACACCTACTCCTAAATCCCAACAAAAGCCTTCACCCTCTACTACAGCACAGAAAGGCCCAGCCACAGCAAAACTGAATGGGTCCAAAACTCAGAGCATAAATGGATCTACAACACAGCCGCCTAAAGGTACAGTAAGTGTATCCAAGTTGAGTAATGCTCTCATATCAGTGTGTCCACCTGTCCGAGAGATGATtagattttcatgttttcttacTGTAGCGAAACATTTCTTGTACATCACTAGGTCTTTTCctgttattaaaaaatgttagtGTTTCCTACAGtcacattttattctttttttttcttaaaggagGAAATGTAGAATCCAACTTCTCCACAGTAGACGTACTACGCAAGAGACTACATGAAAAGATCGAAGAGTCCAGAGCGCAGGTATGCAGTATTTAACGATGGCGCAGACGATAAAACAAAACCACGTGGAAGTTTATTTGTGCTCTCTATTAGTGACAATGAATCCAACATTATCTGAATTATGCTGAGACTCCACCCACCCACTGACTCCTCAATTGGAACCATGTTTTTAAAACCAGCAAAACAAATCGGTATTGACTTTGTTGAAAACATTTACTTGTCTTGACAGCTGCATTATTTTAAGTTTAACTTGGTTGGTAACGCAGATATATGATACACCAGATACCCCAGACACTAATCCTGAGGGAGAGAGTTACGTGCCAGAGTTTATTACAAATTATATACATGTTCCTGTGTTTGCTTCTTCCATAGTTTACGATTGGTGCTGTTCAGTTCAACTTGTGGACTGACTTGTGGAattgtaaaacagaaaatagtgtCAACACACTGTGCAGTAGTTAAACACTCGGTTAAGTGTCTATTAGACTTACATGTTACACTCATCTTTTATCAGGGAACCCCAAAGGATGCATCATCAGAGGCAGTCCAGGCAAAGCGAGCAAAACGAAAGCTGGAACGGGAGcgcaagaagaggaagaggaaagagttTCGGATGAAGAAACTGGCTGAAAAAAGTGGCCAAGAAGAGCATCCGGAAataaaacaggaggaagagCTTGCCCCGGCTGTAAGCAAAAGAAATGAAGCCGCCATCATCTTTAACAAGGTGGAGACAGTGGAAGAGGGATATGTAgacaaaatgctgaaaaagaagaacaagaaaaagagTATGAAGGGCCAGTTGACACCACTGACAGGGAAGAACTACAAGCAGCTGCTCAGTCGTGTGGAGGCTCGCAAAGCAAAGCTGGAACAGCTGAGGGAGAAAGACGAGGGGAAGGCCCGCGATATGGAGGAGAAGATGAAGTGGACCAACATGCTTTATAAGGCAGAGGGCATCAAAATCAAAGACGATGAGGCCATGCTGCGCACCTCGTTgaaaaagaaggagaagaggcATGCTCAGTTGAAGAAGAACTGGGACAAGCGTAGTGAGAACATCATAGAGAAGATGCAGCAACGTCAGGACAAGAG harbors:
- the surf6 gene encoding surfeit locus protein 6, which gives rise to MDLASKDSYIQKLTSKVLQRDQEPKKRPFAYFKAKADTGPPKKKKKFKKKHFKEKGVNEKTPTPKSQQKPSPSTTAQKGPATAKLNGSKTQSINGSTTQPPKGGNVESNFSTVDVLRKRLHEKIEESRAQGTPKDASSEAVQAKRAKRKLERERKKRKRKEFRMKKLAEKSGQEEHPEIKQEEELAPAVSKRNEAAIIFNKVETVEEGYVDKMLKKKNKKKSMKGQLTPLTGKNYKQLLSRVEARKAKLEQLREKDEGKARDMEEKMKWTNMLYKAEGIKIKDDEAMLRTSLKKKEKRHAQLKKNWDKRSENIIEKMQQRQDKRRKNIQKRKQVKTEKKKDRARKKGRVLPEDLKKASV